From the genome of Cytophagales bacterium WSM2-2:
GGCGATTCGCTCTTTGACTTCATTAGTAAGTGTGATTCGGGCGAGTTGACCGATTTTAAGCTTCATAATGTCTTTTTCAAAGACCTGTGCTTCTGCGTGCACGTGATCAGTATCCACAATGCGGAACATAACGAATGTAGGATCGACATGCATACCAAGATTCACATTTACCTGCGATACAAACCCATCAATGGGTGAAGTGATAGATACACTGCTTTTGATTTCGCCATTCTCAATATCCGTGGGATTGATGTTAACCAATTTAAGCTTGGCTTTTAACCCTTCGGCTTTGGAACTGGCAGCCTGGAAATTAGCTTTGGCTTGCTGCAATGATTTGAGTGCGTTGACATTCTCTTTTGATAAATCAAGCTGACGCTGATATTCCTGCTGCAAGAACTCGAGCTGATTTTTGGTATCGAGGTAGTCTTGCTGCAGTTGGATGTAGTCAGGATGTTCGAGTTGAACGACTAATTGACCCTTCTTTACACGCATACCCTGGAGTAGCTCAGTGAACTTAACAAATCCACCAAGCGGGGCAGAGATGGAGACCAGGTTTTGCGGAGGCACATCTAAAACTCCATTTGCTTTGATCGACCCGCTCAGGCTCCGCGTTTCTAAATCTCCCAATTCAATAGCAATCGATTTGAACTGCTCGTCAGACAGCACGACTTCATTTGAAGAGGGATTTGGCTTGTCGTTTTCAATATTCTTCGCAGATCGAGAACAAGAAAATAAAAGAAGAGGCAAAAATAAAATGAGATGTTTCATGATTTTCAAAAAAATTAAATTTTTCCCAGAAGGTATTCCAGTTTAATTATCGAAAGATTGTACGAGTGGATCGCCTGCAAATAGTTATTCCGAATCGTCAAAGCGCTTTTCAGCGACTGCAGATATTCCACATATCCGATCTCACCGCTTTTAAACGATTTGAATGCCTGCGCCAAAAGCAGGTTAGCGTTTTTCAAAGCACTCGATTCGTAATAGCTTATGGTGGCCAGGTTTTTATCGAATTCGCGAAGAGCTTGTTGATACCGCCCCGAAAGAAGAGTTTTCACTTGCTCGGCATTTTTTTGTGCAGCAGCTTCCTGAAAGGATGCAGCCCTGGCTCTAGCAATATTGGGTTTAATCCACAAGGGAATAGAAAGACCCAACTCGAACCCGGTGAATTGCTTGCTCCGAGAGTAAAATACATCCTGCCCGTTTATGTTTTGAACACCGGTGAGGCTCTGTATGAATCCACCGACAATCAGGTCTGGCATGATACGACTGCGCTCCACTTTGCTGAACTGATGATTGATACTTATCTCCTGCTTTGCCAATTTCAACATCGGATTATTTTGAAGAAGACTAGTATCAATTTCAACGGGCAATGAACGTTTTGCAAAAACATCGGATGCATCCACAACGTCTTCACTTTTTATCAGCGACTGAAGGTAGGCACCCGTTATCCGGATATCGGCCTCATTTTGGCTCTGAACATTTTTAGATTCAAGGAGCTGTGTTTCAGCGGTTGTCTTTTCCAGGAGATTGCTCTCACCAGTTTGATACCGTACGGAGGAGGCCCTTGCAAAATCAGAATACAAACTGTCTTGTGACAACAATAGTTTTCTTACAGCATATTGGTACAAGAGTTGGTAATAGGCTGATCTCACTTCATACACGAGATTGTTTTGCTGAACTACTAAGTTTTGCTGAGCGCCAAGCACTTGTTCCCTTCCCAATCTGATCTGGTTGGACAGTGTTGTCGGAAACGGAATGGACTGCATTAATGTGAGATTATTGTCCTGGTAAAGCGAGTTATACTGACCATGCATCCAGGTAGCAGAGAGCTTGCCAATATCGCTCCCTGTTTTTTTCACCTCCCTGAAATAATCTACTTGATGCTCCGCAGCCTTCAATCCTGGATTATTTTTCAAAGCCGTTTGCACAGCCCGCTCCAGCGAAATCTTTTGAGCAACAGCAGATGAGGAGATTAGCAAACAAACAGCTATTTGTAATTTATTCATGTCCATCAGTGTTAACAGTTTTTTCGAAAAAAGTATAGAGGATCGGAAGAACAACCAGGGTGAGAAGTGTTGCTGAAATCAAACCACCAATCACTACGGTCGCAAGTGGCCGCTGAACTTCGGCTCCGGAGGTCTGAGAAAGCGCCATGGGGAGGAACCCAAGTGAAGCCACCAAGGCAGTCATTAGCACCGGCCTCAGTCGTATTCTTGTTCCCATTAAGACAATGTCAACGAGATTTTTCGCCGGACTATTTTTTCTCTGCCGGTTGAACTCGGCTATCAAAACAATACCGTTAAGAACAGCTACACCGAAAAGCGCGATGAAACCAACTCCGGCAGAAATACTGAATGGCATTCCTCGAATCCACAATGCTAAAATTCCCCCGACTGCGGAAAGCGGAATAGAAGTAAAAATGAGTAACGTTTCTCGCAGGGATTGAAAAGTGAAATAGAGAAGCACAAAAATTAAAAAGAGCACAATTGGAACAGTGATCATAAGCCGTTGTTTGGCTTCTTGAAGATTTCGGAAGTCACCACTGTATTTCAGAAAATACCCCGGCTGTAATTTCAGTTGACGGTTTATCTTTTCGTCCAATTCTTTCACAATGCTCTCCACATCGCGACCTCGTACATTAAAACCTACTGCTATTCTTCGCTTGGCATCATCGCGCTGAATTTGGTTTATGCCCGATTCGGAAGAGATGCTCGCCAGTTGATCGAGCGGAATCTGCCGGTTAGCGGATGTGGTCACAAAAAGATTTTTGACATCTGAAATGCTACGTCTGTTTTCCTGGTTAAGCCGAACGACTAAATCGAAACGCCTTTCTTTTTCATAGATGATGCCCGCGGCTTCACCTGCAAAAGCCGTCCGCAGAGCAGTGTTGGCTTCATCAATACTCAACCCGAACATGGCAAGTTTACTGCGATCGAAGCGAACCACAACTTGAGGAAGACCACCAACAGGCTCTACATAAATGTCTTCAGCACCCGAAACGGAATATGCAATTTTTCCAACAGTGTTCGCGTAAGAAACCAACTGATCCAAATCTTCTCCATAAATCTTTACTACAACATCCTGTCGCGCACCGGTCATCAGCTCGTTGAAGCGCATTTGAATTGGTTGCTGAAAACCGAACAGTACACCAGGCATGGTTTCATTAAGTTTAGCAGACATTTTATCTGCTAATTCCTCGCGCGAATCAGCACTTACCCATTCGTCATGATCTTTAAGAACGATAATCAAATCACCATTTTCTATGGGCATTGGGTCAGTCGGAATTTCGGATGTTCCAATTTTGCCAATCACTTCTTTTACTTCAGGGAAATTATCGAGAAGAATTCGCGCACTTTTTTGAGTCGTCTCTGTCATTTGGGTTAGTGAACTCCCCGTGAGGATTTTAGTCTCCACCGCGAAATCACCTTCGTCCAACGTTGGAATGAATTCTCCACCCAGACTGAAAAAAACAAGAAGGCTTGCAGCGAATAAGACAACGGAAGAAGCAATAACAATCATTCTTCGTTTGAGCGCAAAGTGAATAATCGGATCATAGATCTTCTGAAAAAAAGACATAATCCGCTCAGAAACATTTTTTGTAGCTACTGCCTTTTTGCTAAGCAGGAGGGACGATATCATCGGAACGTAGGTCAACGAAAGAATAAGTGCACCCAGGATTGCAAAACCAACAGTTTGTGCCATCGGACGGAACATTTTCCCTTCGATTCCAACGAGTGTAAGAATAGGTAGGTACACGATCAGGATAATAATCTGGCCAAATACCGCGGAGCTCATCATTGACGTAGCAGCTTGCTTCACCTCCTCGTCCATTTCGGATTGAAGGATTTTTTCAGTCCTATTGAGTGAAGCCAGATGGTGGAGAGTTGCCTCAACAATAATTACAGCTCCATCCACAATCAAACCAAAATCGATTGCCCCAAGACTCATCAAGTTACCGGAAACACCAAACCAGTTCATCATGCTAATCGCAAATAGCATTGCCAACGGAATGACAGATGCAACCACAAGTCCTGCGCGGAGGTTTCCGAGCATCAACACAAGAACAAATACAACAATCAACGCACCTTCGGCCAGGTTTTTTGAAACTGTGGATATCGCATTGTTTACCAATTTTGTTCTGTCGAGGTACGGCTCAATCACAACACCTTCAGGCAGCGTTTTTTTGATTTGCTCAATTCGTTCTTTCACCTTTTCGATTACCTCGGAAGAGTTCTCGCCTTTCAGCATCAACACGATAGCACCGACTTTTTCACCCTCATCGTTATACGTCATGGCGCCATAGCGAATGGCATTTCCGATTCGTACCGTTGCAACATCACGAATGAGAACCGGCAATCCGGTCGGATTATTTCGCACTACAATCCTCTCTATATCATCCATCGACTGAGCCAGGCCCTCACTGCGAATAAAAAAGGCGTAGGGCTTTTGGTCCATGTAGGCACCACCAGTGTTTTGATTGTTTTTTTGAAGTGCGGTGAAGACCTCATTAATACCAACGTTCATGCTCCGGAGCCTGTCAGTATTGATTGCGATTTCATATTGCTTTAGTTTTCCTCCCCAGCTGCTCACGTCTGCTACGCCGGGTGTCCCAAGCAATTGTCTGCGCACGATCCAGTCCTGAATAGTCCGCAATTCCATCTCATCATATTTATTTTCAAACCCTTTGTCGGGACGAATGATGTATTGATAGATTTCACTGAGTCCCGTCGAGATGGGCGCAAGCTCCGGACTTCCCGAGCCGGCAGGTATTTGCGCTTTGGCCACGGTCAGGCGTTCATTCACTTGCTGGCGGGCCCAATAAACATCGGTCTCATCTGTAAAAACGATTGTGACCACTGACAAACCAAACCTGGAGAACGAACGCATTTCAGTAATGCCAGGGATAGTAGCCATTGTTTGTTCCACCGGGAACGTCACCAATCGCTCAATCTCATTGGCGGCCAGCGAAGGTGAGACTGTGATCACCTGTACCTGGTTATTGGTAATGTCGGGCACAGCATCAATTGGCAGTTGAGTGAGAGAATAGCTTCCCCACGCAACAAGGGCTATTGTAAGCATGCCAACAAGTGCTTTGTTCCTTATGGAAAAGGAAATGATTCTGCTAAGCATAAAAAGTAAAATAGGATAAAATGAAAAATGGAATCAGGTTAAACTGATTCAAAAAAAAGAAGCCAAAAAATCAGGAGCGCTTGGGTGGCTGGAAAATATCGCTAAGATGAGAAGCGATGAATGTTTCTGTGTAGGAAGAGATGTGTGAGACCACAGACGAGGGCTGTGACTCAGTCAGAACGATTTTGTGGATTGGCACCGCTAATGTTGAAGCGGTAAATGAATGACTTGGATCTTTGAATGGCAACCGGTTGTCATCGGCATCATGCGATACATCAGTGCTGTAGTGCATCGTCA
Proteins encoded in this window:
- a CDS encoding hemolysin D, which translates into the protein MLSDEQFKSIAIELGDLETRSLSGSIKANGVLDVPPQNLVSISAPLGGFVKFTELLQGMRVKKGQLVVQLEHPDYIQLQQDYLDTKNQLEFLQQEYQRQLDLSKENVNALKSLQQAKANFQAASSKAEGLKAKLKLVNINPTDIENGEIKSSVSITSPIDGFVSQVNVNLGMHVDPTFVMFRIVDTDHVHAEAQVFEKDIMKLKIGQLARITLTNEVKERIAKVYLIGKEISSERTVRVHCHLEGEDRNLIPGTYFSALIETGSNLVNALPESAIVNFEGGHFVFVEKDATKHTYQLLEVHTGAGDNGYVEISSGNLRDFKNKIVTKGSFELLNTLKNVE
- a CDS encoding hypothetical protein (frameshifted, insertion at around 1755656), translated to MDMNKLQIAVCLLISSSAVAQKISLERAVQTALKNNPGLKAAEHQVDYFREVKKTGSDIGKLSATWMHGQYNSLYQDNNLTLMQSIPFPTTLSNQIRLGREQVLGAQQNLVVQQNNLVYEVRSAYYQLLYQYAVRKLLLSQDSLYSDFARASSVRYQTGESNLLEKTTAETQLLESKNVQSQNEADIRITGAYLQSLIKSEDVVDASDVFAKRSLPVEIDTSLLQNNPMLKLAKQEISINHQFSKVERSRIMPDLIVGGFIQSLTGVQNINGQDVFYSRSKQFTGFELGLSIPLWIKPNIARARAASFQEAAAQKNAEQVKTLLSGRYQQALREFDKNLATISYYESSALKNANLLLAQAFKSFKSGEIGYVEYLQSLKSALTIRNNYLQAIHSYNLSIIKLEYLLGKI
- a CDS encoding hypothetical protein (frameshifted, insertion at around 1755656); the encoded protein is MLTIALVAWGSYSLTQLPIDAVPDITNNQVQVITVSPSLAANEIERLVTFPVEQTMATIPGITEMRSFSRFGLSVVTIVFTDETDVYWARQQVNERLTVAKAQIPAGSGSPELAPISTGLSEIYQYIIRPDKGFENKYDEMELRTIQDWIVRRQLLGTPGVADVSSWGGKLKQYEIAINTDRLRSMNVGINEVFTALQKNNQNTGGAYMDQKPYAFFIRSEGLAQSMDDIERIVVRNNPTGLPVLIRDVATVRIGNAIRYGAMTYNDEGEKVGAIVLMLKGENSSEVIEKVKERIEQIKKTLPEGVVIEPYLDRTKLVNNAISTVSKNLAEGALIVVFVLVLMLGNLRAGLVVASVIPLAMLFAISMMNWFGVSGNLMSLGAIDFGLIVDGAVIIVEATLHHLASLNRTEKILQSEMDEEVKQAATSMMSSAVFGQIIILIVYLPILTLVGIEGKMFRPMAQTVGFAILGALILSLTYVPMISSLLLSKKAVATKNVSERIMSFFQKIYDPIIHFALKRRMIVIASSVVLFAASLLVFFSLGGEFIPTLDEGDFAVETKILTGSSLTQMTETTQKSARILLDNFPEVKEVIGKIGTSEIPTDPMPIENGDLIIVLKDHDEWVSADSREELADKMSAKLNETMPGVLFGFQQPIQMRFNELMTGARQDVVVKIYGEDLDQLVSYANTVGKIAYSVSGAEDIYVEPVGGLPQVVVRFDRSKLAMFGLSIDEANTALRTAFAGEAAGIIYEKERRFDLVVRLNQENRRSISDVKNLFVTTSANRQIPLDQLASISSESGINQIQRDDAKRRIAVGFNVRGRDVESIVKELDEKINRQLKLQPGYFLKYSGDFRNLQEAKQRLMITVPIVLFLIFVLLYFTFQSLRETLLIFTSIPLSAVGGILALWIRGMPFSISAGVGFIALFGVAVLNGIVLIAEFNRQRKNSPAKNLVDIVLMGTRIRLRPVLMTALVASLGFLPMALSQTSGAEVQRPLATVVIGGLISATLLTLVVLPILYTFFEKTVNTDGHE